DNA sequence from the Chryseobacterium indicum genome:
CCTATGACATGGATATCGTAAAATCTCTTTACAAAGAAGGAAAAGTAACGAAAGATATAGAAGTAATCTGCAACGGTTTCAAAACAGACGATTATCTGGCGAAAATTTCTGAGATGATTAACAGCGGTTTTGAAAATATTACCCCGATTCTGGATAATTACCGTGAGCTGGATAAACTTACAGAAAGTATTGATACCACTTTCGATATCGGAATCAGAATCGCTTCTGAGGAAGAACCGAAGTTCGAATTTTATACCTCAAGATTAGGAATCGGATACAAAGACATCATTCCTTATTACAGCCAGAAAATTGCAGAGCATCCGAATGCAAGACTGAAAATGCTTCATTTCTTCATCAATACCGGAATCAAAGACACAGCGTATTACTGGAACGAACTGTATAAATGTCTTCGTGTATACGCGCGTTTGAAGAAAATTGCTCCGGAAGTCAACTCTCTGAACATTGGAGGAGGTTTCCCGATCAAAACATCTCTGCAGTTCGATTACGATTATCAGTACATGGTGGAAGAGATCGTTTCTCAGATCAAAAAATTCTGTGAAGAGGAAGGAGTTGAAGAACCGAATATTTATACAGAATTCGGAAGTTTTACCGTTGGTGAAAGCGGCGCCAATATTTATAAGATCATTTCCCAGAAACGTCAGAACGACAGAGAAAAATGGAATATGATCGATTCTTCTTTCATGACGACGCTTCCCGATACATGGGCAATTTCCAGACACTTTATCATGCTTCCGCTGAACAGATGGGAAGATACCTACGAAAGAGTTTTCTTGGGCGGTCTTACCTGTGATTCGGATGATTATTATAATTCTGAACAGCATACCAATGCGATTTATCTGCCTGTTTTCAGCGATACAAAACCTCTGTACATCGGATTTTTCCACACAGGAGCATATCAGGAAACCATTGGAGGATACGGTGGAGTTCATCACTGCTTAATGCCGCAGCCAAGACATATTTTGATTC
Encoded proteins:
- a CDS encoding arginine decarboxylase, translated to MKIKYSELIDQTLYFPTEEFNVSENNLLFHDIPLMDVVEKFGTPLKISYLPRISQNIQKAKSWFREAFEKTDYKKNYRYCYCTKSSHFKFVLEEALRNDISIETSSAYDMDIVKSLYKEGKVTKDIEVICNGFKTDDYLAKISEMINSGFENITPILDNYRELDKLTESIDTTFDIGIRIASEEEPKFEFYTSRLGIGYKDIIPYYSQKIAEHPNARLKMLHFFINTGIKDTAYYWNELYKCLRVYARLKKIAPEVNSLNIGGGFPIKTSLQFDYDYQYMVEEIVSQIKKFCEEEGVEEPNIYTEFGSFTVGESGANIYKIISQKRQNDREKWNMIDSSFMTTLPDTWAISRHFIMLPLNRWEDTYERVFLGGLTCDSDDYYNSEQHTNAIYLPVFSDTKPLYIGFFHTGAYQETIGGYGGVHHCLMPQPRHILIQKDENGELQYEIFREKQEPEDVLKLLGYK